In Mycolicibacterium alvei, a single window of DNA contains:
- a CDS encoding Zn-ribbon domain-containing OB-fold protein: MPAASSQPAIDGWFATDDAGATHLIGGKCTQCATYVFPPRENNCPNPACDSDTLSLVPLSRRGKVWSYTENRYLPPSPYPKTDPFEPFAIAAVELADEGLIVLGKVVTGTLAADLKVGMEMELTTMTLYTDDEGVERTTHAWRIA, translated from the coding sequence GTGCCAGCAGCATCTTCGCAACCCGCGATCGACGGATGGTTCGCCACCGACGACGCCGGTGCCACGCATCTGATCGGCGGCAAGTGCACTCAGTGCGCCACCTATGTCTTCCCGCCGCGCGAGAACAACTGCCCGAATCCGGCCTGTGACAGCGACACCCTCTCCCTGGTACCGCTGTCGCGGCGCGGGAAGGTGTGGAGCTATACGGAGAACCGGTACCTCCCGCCGTCGCCGTACCCCAAGACCGACCCGTTCGAGCCGTTCGCGATCGCCGCGGTGGAACTGGCCGACGAAGGCCTGATCGTGCTCGGCAAGGTCGTCACCGGCACCCTCGCCGCCGATCTCAAGGTCGGCATGGAGATGGAGCTGACCACGATGACGCTCTACACCGACGACGAGGGCGTCGAGCGCACCACCCACGCCTGGAGGATCGCCTGA
- the polA gene encoding DNA polymerase I translates to MSPAKTETKNAPNPSADEKPTLMLLDGNSLAFRAFYALPAENFKTQGGLTTNAVYGFTSMLINLLRDEQPSHVGAAFDVSRQTFRKEKYPEYKEGRSATPDEFRGQIDITKEVLGALGITALAEPGFEADDIIATLATQAERDGYRVLVVTGDRDALQLVTDNVTVLYPRKGVSELTRFTPDAVVEKYGLTPTQYPDFAALRGDPSDNLPGIPGVGEKTATKWIVEYGSLQALVDNVEKVKGKVGDSLRANLSSVVLNRELTDLVRDVPLPQTPDTLRMQAWNRDQIHRLFDDLEFRVLRDRLFETLVAAEPEVEHGFDVRGRALEPGELAAWLAEHSLGNRFGLAVVGTHLAYDADATALAIVAADGDGRYIDTATLTPEDEDALARWLGDPGPPKALHEAKLAMHDLAGRGWTLRGVTSDTALAAYLVRPGQRSFALDDLAVRYLRRELRAETPEQQQLSLLDDSEGVDEQAVQTLILRACAVLDLADALDEELARIDSSSLLGRMELPVQRALAEMESIGIAVDMDRLQELQSEFADQIRDAAEAAYAVIGKQINLGSPKQLQVVLFDELEMPKTKKTKTGYTTDADALQSLFDKTGHPFLQHLLAHRDATRLKVTVDGLLGSTAGDGRIHTTFNQTIAATGRLSSTEPNLQNIPIRTEAGRRIRDTFVVGQGPDGPYAELMTADYSQIEMRIMAHLSRDEGLIEAFNTGEDLHSFVASRAFSVPIDEVTPELRRRVKAMSYGLAYGLSAYGLASQLKISTEEAKVQMEQYFDRFGGVRDYLRDVVDQARKDGFTSTVLGRRRYLPELDSSNRNVREAAERAALNAPIQGSAADIIKVAMINVDEAIKQAGLKSRMLLQVHDELLFEVAEGERETLEALVREHMGNAYPLDVPLEVSVGYGRSWDAAAH, encoded by the coding sequence GTGAGCCCCGCGAAGACCGAGACGAAGAACGCGCCGAACCCCTCCGCCGACGAGAAACCGACACTGATGCTGCTGGACGGCAATTCGCTGGCTTTCCGGGCGTTTTACGCGTTGCCCGCCGAGAATTTCAAGACCCAGGGCGGGCTGACCACCAACGCGGTCTACGGCTTCACCTCGATGTTGATCAACCTGCTACGCGACGAGCAGCCCAGCCATGTGGGGGCGGCGTTCGACGTGTCGCGGCAGACGTTCCGTAAGGAGAAGTACCCCGAGTACAAGGAGGGCCGCTCCGCCACACCCGACGAGTTCCGCGGACAGATCGACATCACCAAGGAGGTGCTCGGCGCACTGGGCATCACGGCACTGGCCGAACCCGGTTTCGAGGCCGACGACATCATCGCCACGCTGGCCACCCAGGCCGAGCGTGACGGTTATCGGGTGCTGGTGGTCACCGGCGACCGTGACGCGCTGCAGTTGGTCACCGACAACGTCACCGTGCTGTACCCGCGCAAGGGGGTCAGTGAGCTGACCCGGTTCACCCCGGATGCGGTGGTGGAGAAGTACGGTCTGACCCCCACGCAGTATCCGGACTTCGCCGCCCTGCGCGGGGACCCGAGCGACAACCTGCCCGGCATCCCCGGGGTCGGGGAGAAGACCGCGACGAAGTGGATTGTCGAATACGGCTCCCTGCAAGCGCTCGTCGACAACGTCGAGAAGGTCAAGGGCAAGGTCGGTGACTCGCTGCGCGCCAACCTGTCCAGCGTGGTGCTCAACCGTGAGCTGACTGATCTCGTCCGTGACGTTCCGCTCCCGCAGACCCCGGACACGCTGCGTATGCAGGCGTGGAATCGTGACCAGATCCACCGATTGTTCGACGACCTGGAGTTCCGGGTGCTGCGTGACCGTCTGTTCGAGACGCTGGTTGCCGCCGAGCCCGAGGTCGAGCATGGATTCGACGTGCGTGGCCGGGCACTGGAACCCGGTGAGCTGGCAGCCTGGCTGGCCGAGCACAGCCTCGGCAACCGGTTCGGGCTTGCCGTTGTCGGTACGCACCTGGCCTACGATGCCGATGCCACCGCGCTGGCAATCGTGGCCGCCGACGGCGACGGGCGCTATATCGACACGGCGACATTGACACCCGAGGACGAGGACGCGTTGGCTCGCTGGCTGGGCGATCCGGGTCCGCCGAAGGCGCTGCACGAGGCCAAACTGGCGATGCACGACCTGGCCGGGCGGGGCTGGACACTGCGCGGGGTCACCTCCGATACCGCGCTGGCTGCCTACCTGGTGCGACCGGGCCAGCGAAGCTTCGCGCTCGACGACCTGGCGGTGCGCTACCTGCGTCGTGAACTGCGCGCTGAAACCCCTGAGCAGCAACAGCTTTCGCTACTGGACGACTCTGAAGGAGTTGACGAGCAGGCAGTGCAGACGCTGATCCTGCGGGCCTGCGCGGTGCTGGACCTGGCCGACGCGCTCGATGAGGAGCTGGCCCGTATCGACTCATCGTCGCTGCTTGGCCGGATGGAGCTGCCGGTGCAGCGGGCGCTCGCCGAGATGGAGTCGATCGGCATCGCGGTCGACATGGACCGGCTGCAGGAGTTGCAGAGCGAGTTCGCCGATCAGATCCGGGACGCCGCCGAGGCCGCATACGCGGTCATCGGCAAGCAGATCAACCTCGGCTCACCGAAACAGCTGCAGGTCGTGCTGTTCGACGAGTTGGAGATGCCGAAGACCAAGAAGACCAAGACCGGCTACACCACGGATGCGGACGCTCTACAGAGTCTTTTCGATAAGACCGGGCATCCGTTTCTGCAGCACCTGTTGGCGCATCGCGACGCCACCCGGCTCAAGGTCACTGTCGACGGTCTGCTCGGATCGACGGCCGGAGACGGCAGAATTCATACCACCTTCAACCAGACGATTGCGGCGACCGGCCGGCTGTCGTCGACCGAGCCGAACCTGCAGAACATCCCGATCCGCACCGAGGCGGGCCGGCGGATCCGTGACACGTTCGTCGTCGGACAGGGTCCCGACGGGCCATACGCCGAGCTGATGACCGCCGATTACAGCCAGATCGAGATGCGGATCATGGCGCACCTGTCCCGGGACGAGGGCCTGATCGAGGCGTTCAACACCGGTGAGGACCTGCACTCGTTCGTGGCGTCGCGGGCCTTCTCGGTACCGATCGACGAGGTGACCCCGGAGCTGCGCCGGCGGGTCAAGGCGATGTCGTACGGCCTGGCCTACGGACTGAGCGCCTACGGTTTGGCCAGCCAGCTCAAGATCTCCACCGAAGAGGCCAAGGTGCAGATGGAGCAGTACTTCGACCGGTTCGGTGGGGTGCGCGACTACCTGCGCGATGTCGTCGACCAGGCCCGCAAGGACGGGTTCACCTCGACTGTGCTGGGGCGTCGGCGTTATCTGCCCGAACTCGACAGCAGCAATCGCAATGTGCGCGAGGCCGCCGAGCGGGCCGCACTCAACGCGCCGATCCAGGGCAGCGCGGCCGACATCATCAAGGTCGCGATGATCAACGTCGACGAGGCGATCAAGCAGGCCGGGCTGAAGTCACGGATGCTCCTTCAGGTCCACGACGAGCTGTTGTTCGAGGTGGCCGAGGGGGAGCGGGAGACCCTGGAGGCCCTGGTCCGCGAGCACATGGGTAACGCGTATCCGTTGGACGTGCCGCTGGAGGTGTCGGTCGGATATGGCCGCAGCTGGGACGCCGCCGCGCATTAG